A stretch of Paludisphaera borealis DNA encodes these proteins:
- a CDS encoding PD-(D/E)XK nuclease family protein, which translates to MAHEDGAVKPRKGSKVANGPISASEIACFAYCPEQWRLEYGLGLEAANRAERAAGTRHHNLKAVAERVAGGSIVIGRLMAVLAIPGLLLWLVLSR; encoded by the coding sequence GTGGCGCATGAAGATGGGGCCGTGAAACCAAGGAAGGGGAGCAAAGTAGCTAACGGTCCGATTTCGGCGTCGGAAATCGCCTGTTTCGCCTACTGCCCTGAGCAATGGCGTCTGGAATACGGGCTAGGGCTGGAAGCGGCAAACCGGGCGGAGCGGGCAGCGGGCACGCGGCACCATAACCTGAAAGCCGTGGCGGAGCGGGTTGCGGGGGGCTCCATCGTCATCGGGCGGCTGATGGCCGTCCTGGCAATCCCGGGGCTGCTCCTGTGGCTGGTGCTCTCCCGGTGA
- a CDS encoding response regulator, protein MTMFVLLVEDEDDFIDELRQVFLELAPSAEIQVARSRSSAMKLIDKVFFDLIVLDLKIPTIDGALDAEPEHGHAVFAKAQSVAPGTPVFVLTGSPVEDFIQPMLSKQQQVDIWGQGQKVGNLTFLQKFNFERCPENLRPIVDGISGLADVELDRQGCDLSTPNDRLIRIFAKLNGGAFCRVTKLSGGLSTAVVLRLHLTDPSGALIYDAIAKLGSADVVREEGEKFDKLVARLDPSATPRKLATLEFGAGSQAGNFYSLARGFDVSAFDVALWAEPRAAGAILAVEQATKPWNDGVAQSRRTIREIRQRVLSDENAARLAAAHRIKWADELEAKIIQTKWAYIHGDFHGLNILASDQGAVVIIDYGDVGDGPASLDPITLELSLIFHPQGPFHPQRADRVNWPTTEQAMRWGDLDFYLAGCPAAEFIRECRAWSERVAVGKREISACAYSYLLRQLKYNDVDKALALALLTGVYAHFNST, encoded by the coding sequence ATGACTATGTTTGTACTTCTAGTCGAAGACGAAGACGATTTCATCGACGAACTGCGACAGGTGTTTCTTGAGCTGGCGCCTTCGGCAGAGATTCAGGTCGCGCGAAGCCGCAGTAGCGCGATGAAGTTGATCGACAAGGTATTCTTCGATCTAATTGTGCTGGACCTTAAAATCCCCACCATCGACGGTGCTTTGGATGCTGAGCCAGAACATGGCCACGCCGTTTTTGCAAAGGCTCAATCGGTCGCACCGGGTACGCCCGTTTTCGTACTGACGGGATCTCCGGTAGAAGATTTCATCCAACCCATGCTTTCAAAGCAGCAGCAGGTGGACATCTGGGGCCAAGGTCAGAAGGTGGGAAATCTTACTTTCTTGCAAAAATTCAATTTCGAGCGATGCCCTGAGAATTTGCGGCCAATCGTTGATGGAATTTCAGGCCTAGCGGACGTTGAGCTGGATCGGCAGGGGTGCGACCTCTCAACCCCGAATGATCGGCTGATCCGCATTTTTGCCAAATTGAATGGGGGAGCGTTTTGTCGCGTTACAAAGCTCTCCGGTGGACTTTCGACGGCGGTTGTTTTGCGGTTGCACCTGACCGATCCGTCCGGTGCCCTCATTTACGACGCAATAGCGAAATTGGGAAGTGCGGATGTTGTTCGCGAGGAAGGAGAGAAGTTCGACAAGCTGGTGGCCCGCCTTGATCCCAGCGCCACGCCGCGCAAACTTGCGACGCTTGAATTCGGTGCAGGGTCTCAAGCAGGCAATTTCTACAGCCTCGCTCGCGGTTTCGATGTATCCGCGTTCGACGTCGCATTATGGGCCGAACCCCGGGCTGCGGGGGCCATACTGGCTGTGGAGCAGGCTACGAAGCCTTGGAATGACGGTGTCGCGCAAAGCAGGCGTACCATCCGAGAGATTCGGCAACGTGTTTTGTCGGATGAGAACGCTGCTAGGCTCGCCGCGGCACACCGCATCAAATGGGCTGATGAATTAGAGGCGAAAATCATACAGACAAAATGGGCTTACATTCATGGTGATTTTCACGGCCTCAATATTTTGGCTTCAGATCAAGGAGCTGTCGTCATCATCGACTACGGTGATGTCGGAGACGGGCCTGCTAGCCTCGATCCTATCACTTTAGAGTTAAGCCTAATCTTTCATCCCCAAGGACCGTTTCATCCTCAACGGGCTGATCGAGTGAATTGGCCCACGACAGAACAGGCGATGCGATGGGGCGATTTGGATTTCTATCTTGCAGGCTGTCCCGCCGCCGAGTTTATACGCGAATGTCGCGCCTGGTCTGAGCGTGTTGCGGTCGGCAAGCGTGAGATTTCCGCGTGTGCTTACAGCTATTTGTTACGACAACTCAAATATAACGATGTTGATAAAGCGTTGGCTCTCGCTCTGTTGACTGGTGTTTACGCCCATTTCAATAGCACGTAG
- a CDS encoding HAMP domain-containing histidine kinase, which yields MLTSKSPHERLKAARFLGKQANMTDLTSLRQARRVETVSYVKTSLDATISRLSNLRTEQAREEVEEFDVPEEVRRQIRSEAVEWVTGLLLHEIASPMGLVKRSASREVQNYETSKTKHHLENVVKIFEAIEQLKSATSVPRPEQFDLAELLSDIIAAESVNHKAPVSLQGQRPMLITTDRTLVRLAICNGLRNALESVKQLGSDEPHPIIINWGHTDVDYWVSILDKGHGIIGPTESAFEMGKTTKQGHSGFGLTIARQAIETLSGSVTLQPAAEGGARYEARWER from the coding sequence TTGCTGACTTCGAAGTCGCCGCATGAGCGATTGAAGGCAGCACGGTTTCTGGGCAAGCAGGCAAACATGACGGATCTGACGTCGCTTCGCCAGGCACGGCGAGTTGAGACCGTCTCTTACGTAAAAACCAGCCTTGATGCAACGATTTCACGACTTTCGAACCTACGGACAGAACAAGCCCGGGAGGAAGTGGAGGAGTTTGATGTACCTGAAGAAGTCCGTAGGCAAATTCGGAGTGAGGCGGTGGAGTGGGTGACAGGACTACTGCTCCACGAGATCGCCTCGCCCATGGGGTTAGTGAAGAGGTCTGCCTCGCGTGAAGTGCAAAACTACGAAACATCAAAAACTAAGCACCATTTGGAAAATGTAGTAAAAATATTCGAGGCAATCGAACAGTTAAAGAGCGCGACATCAGTTCCAAGGCCAGAGCAGTTCGATTTGGCCGAGCTACTCTCCGACATCATTGCGGCTGAATCAGTCAATCACAAAGCCCCGGTTTCTCTCCAGGGCCAGCGGCCGATGTTAATCACGACTGACCGCACTCTGGTGCGATTGGCAATTTGTAATGGGCTACGAAATGCACTCGAATCCGTGAAGCAACTGGGTTCTGATGAGCCTCATCCCATCATTATCAACTGGGGCCATACCGACGTAGATTATTGGGTTTCCATCCTGGACAAAGGACACGGGATCATCGGTCCAACGGAGTCCGCCTTTGAAATGGGAAAGACGACCAAGCAAGGGCATAGTGGGTTTGGCCTTACGATCGCCCGCCAGGCCATCGAGACGCTATCAGGTTCGGTGACGCTTCAGCCAGCGGCTGAAGGTGGCGCTCGGTACGAAGCCAGGTGGGAGCGATGA
- a CDS encoding AAA family ATPase: protein MKFTMHIDRVQIEEGFLDGLDVHFVPGLNVVIGARGTGKTSLIELVRFCLDVRGFAAETAKRSQDHALSVLGTGQVTVTLTENGRQVIVTRTATDKTPRSTGPFTSPIVFSQTEIETVGLQPNGRLGLIDSFLGDMRRNEAEEGEAVSEVRSLTKEVDAIRRELDDYERHLAEIPSIDQQLDQLMPAEQLLAKSSTDVAAKKQSLDVLSKSIASTAVALTSTERFSQAVTRWRATIVAAAQVTPPGEVWSGQADDNPLPALQERAAKAAAYIQQALAEINAIDAESRSAAARFNKHKVDLEDQARQLRKEIETLQEGAGTTARQGQQLRERKAQLESLRTVAQERNHRINLLLNQRNAALDRLETVREARFNARVAAADKLNHVLGPKIQIVVTRAGQYDAYASAIAEVLRGSGLRYGELAPTLAKSVSPRELMEAADAGDVALISEAAGITKDRAVRTISQLKDSDLGALATINVEDVVSFQLLDGTDYKDISQLSTGQRCTVILPLVLRHTERLLIVDQPEDHIDNAFIADTLIRAIMARDPSGQILFSTHNANIPVLGNADRVVQLGSDGRRGFALVTADLNSPAAVHAITSVMEGGIEAFGRRASFYGRRKAK from the coding sequence GTGAAATTCACGATGCACATTGACCGGGTCCAGATCGAAGAAGGGTTTCTCGATGGCTTGGACGTTCATTTCGTCCCCGGTCTGAACGTCGTGATTGGGGCGCGTGGAACAGGTAAAACTTCGCTTATTGAATTGGTTCGCTTCTGCTTAGATGTCAGGGGGTTTGCAGCGGAGACTGCCAAACGGAGCCAGGATCACGCGCTGTCGGTATTAGGCACTGGCCAGGTCACCGTGACGCTTACTGAAAACGGTAGGCAGGTCATCGTTACCAGAACCGCGACAGACAAAACGCCTCGAAGCACCGGCCCCTTTACTAGTCCAATTGTTTTCTCCCAGACAGAGATCGAAACAGTTGGCCTCCAACCTAACGGCCGATTGGGTTTGATCGATAGCTTCCTCGGCGACATGCGACGCAACGAGGCTGAGGAGGGCGAGGCGGTATCGGAAGTTCGCTCACTGACGAAGGAAGTGGACGCGATACGTCGCGAGCTGGACGACTATGAGCGGCACTTGGCCGAAATCCCGTCGATTGACCAGCAGCTAGATCAGCTTATGCCCGCTGAACAGCTGCTCGCCAAATCCTCTACAGACGTCGCCGCGAAAAAGCAAAGCCTGGATGTGCTATCCAAATCCATCGCTTCGACAGCGGTCGCCCTGACATCGACCGAGCGTTTCTCGCAGGCCGTGACACGCTGGCGGGCAACCATCGTCGCAGCCGCGCAAGTAACACCGCCCGGGGAGGTTTGGTCGGGGCAGGCGGATGACAACCCACTCCCCGCCCTGCAGGAACGTGCCGCAAAGGCCGCGGCATACATCCAGCAGGCGCTAGCCGAGATTAACGCGATTGACGCTGAGTCGCGGTCTGCCGCTGCCAGGTTCAACAAACACAAGGTCGATCTGGAAGATCAGGCGCGGCAACTCCGCAAAGAGATAGAGACACTCCAGGAAGGGGCAGGAACGACAGCCCGTCAAGGGCAACAGCTGCGCGAACGGAAAGCCCAACTTGAATCGCTGCGAACTGTTGCTCAGGAGAGAAACCATCGCATTAATCTACTGTTGAATCAACGAAACGCCGCCCTGGACAGGCTGGAGACGGTTCGGGAAGCCAGGTTTAATGCGCGCGTGGCAGCTGCGGATAAGCTCAACCACGTGCTCGGGCCTAAGATCCAAATCGTCGTTACCCGAGCTGGCCAGTATGACGCTTACGCTTCTGCTATCGCAGAAGTGCTTCGCGGCAGCGGACTGCGATACGGAGAGCTTGCTCCGACACTCGCCAAATCGGTCAGCCCGCGAGAGCTGATGGAAGCCGCAGATGCCGGCGATGTAGCGCTAATTTCAGAAGCGGCTGGCATCACAAAAGACCGTGCGGTCCGCACCATCTCCCAGCTAAAGGATTCCGACTTGGGGGCGCTGGCAACGATAAATGTGGAAGATGTCGTGAGCTTCCAGCTACTTGATGGAACCGACTATAAGGATATTTCTCAGCTGTCTACTGGGCAACGCTGCACCGTAATTTTGCCGCTTGTGTTACGTCACACCGAAAGGCTGCTGATCGTTGACCAGCCGGAAGATCACATTGACAATGCGTTTATCGCCGACACTTTGATTCGAGCTATCATGGCGCGCGATCCCTCCGGCCAGATTCTCTTTTCGACGCATAACGCAAACATCCCAGTATTGGGCAACGCAGACCGGGTGGTGCAACTGGGTTCTGATGGTCGGCGCGGATTTGCGTTAGTGACAGCAGATCTCAATTCCCCTGCAGCCGTGCACGCAATAACGTCCGTAATGGAAGGGGGAATCGAAGCGTTCGGACGGAGGGCGTCGTTCTACGGCCGGCGAAAAGCCAAATGA
- a CDS encoding WGR domain-containing protein — MLDAFTARLEACDPARGHFRAYRIDAGTDLFGDWLVDVTYGRIGSRGRTIRHVAADEAHARKIVKHCLQRRGSAKKRIGVGYQIRELSDSGGWLGMVA, encoded by the coding sequence ATGCTCGATGCCTTCACCGCCAGGCTTGAGGCGTGCGACCCGGCCCGAGGCCATTTCCGGGCCTACCGCATTGACGCGGGCACCGACCTATTCGGTGATTGGTTGGTCGATGTCACTTACGGCCGCATCGGCTCTCGCGGTCGCACCATCCGCCATGTCGCCGCCGACGAGGCACATGCGCGGAAGATCGTCAAGCATTGCCTGCAACGGCGGGGCTCCGCCAAGAAGCGGATCGGCGTCGGCTACCAGATCCGCGAACTAAGCGATTCGGGTGGTTGGCTCGGGATGGTGGCTTAA
- a CDS encoding recombinase family protein: protein MKIGYARISTQEQNLDLQRDALKAAGCDRIIDDSASGGKAQRPGLDRARELLRHGDVLAVWRLDRLGRSLRHLIELMAVLEGEGIGFQSITEAIDTTTPGGKLVFHIFAALAEFERNLIRERTTAGLDAARARGRKGGRRKKLDERKRQLAVDLYRQKQHTVIEICQMLDISKPTLYAYVDELTDIIST from the coding sequence TTGAAGATCGGGTATGCGCGAATCTCGACGCAGGAACAGAATCTGGATCTACAGAGGGACGCCCTGAAGGCGGCTGGGTGCGACAGGATAATCGACGACAGCGCCAGCGGCGGCAAGGCACAGCGTCCAGGGCTCGACCGGGCGAGGGAACTGCTCCGTCATGGCGATGTGCTTGCAGTATGGCGCCTGGATCGCCTTGGCAGGTCGCTGCGGCACCTCATCGAGCTGATGGCGGTGCTAGAGGGGGAGGGTATCGGTTTCCAAAGCATCACCGAAGCGATCGACACCACCACGCCCGGAGGCAAGCTGGTGTTTCACATCTTTGCGGCATTGGCGGAATTCGAGCGGAACCTGATCCGCGAGCGCACGACGGCCGGATTGGACGCGGCGCGGGCGAGAGGGAGAAAGGGCGGGAGGCGGAAGAAGCTGGATGAAAGGAAGCGGCAGCTTGCCGTTGACCTCTACCGGCAAAAGCAACATACAGTCATTGAAATTTGCCAGATGCTCGACATTAGCAAGCCGACACTCTATGCTTACGTAGATGAATTAACTGATATTATTAGCACATAA